One Mycolicibacterium crocinum DNA window includes the following coding sequences:
- a CDS encoding MCE family protein — MASPRTERDPVRTGIFGIVLVLCVVLVSFGYSKLPFWPQGKPYEAYFSDAGGITPGNDVNVSGINVGKVTSVSLAGDKAKVTFTVDRKVRVGDQSLVAIKTDTVLGQKSLDVTPKGAGESTTIPLGRTTAPYTLNTALQDLGRNTAELDNDQFTKALTVLTDSLRDATPQLRGALDGVAALSRSINANDQALAELLSHARAVSQTLADRANQVNQLVVDGNQLFAALDERRAALSNLIAGIQGVAEQISGFVADNRREFGPALQKLNLVLDNLLSRRDQISLALKRLPPYATALGEVVASGPGFHINLYGLPPAPIAEVLFDTYFQPGKLPDSLSDYLRGLISERLIFRPKSP; from the coding sequence ATGGCTAGCCCGCGTACTGAGCGTGATCCGGTCCGCACCGGCATCTTCGGCATCGTCCTGGTGCTGTGCGTCGTGCTGGTGTCGTTCGGCTACAGCAAGTTGCCGTTCTGGCCGCAGGGTAAGCCCTATGAGGCTTACTTCAGCGACGCCGGCGGGATCACGCCGGGTAATGACGTCAACGTATCCGGCATCAACGTCGGCAAGGTGACCTCGGTGTCGCTGGCGGGGGACAAGGCCAAGGTGACGTTCACCGTCGACCGCAAGGTCCGCGTTGGCGACCAATCGCTGGTGGCGATCAAGACCGACACGGTGCTGGGGCAGAAGTCGTTGGACGTAACCCCCAAGGGCGCAGGCGAATCCACGACCATCCCGCTGGGGCGGACCACCGCACCGTACACGCTCAACACCGCGCTGCAGGACCTGGGCCGCAACACCGCCGAGTTGGACAACGACCAATTCACCAAGGCATTGACTGTGCTCACCGACTCGCTGCGCGATGCCACTCCTCAGTTGCGCGGCGCGCTCGACGGTGTCGCGGCACTGTCGCGCAGCATCAATGCCAACGACCAGGCATTGGCCGAACTGCTGTCCCATGCCCGCGCGGTCAGCCAGACATTGGCCGACCGCGCCAATCAGGTCAACCAACTCGTCGTCGACGGCAATCAGCTGTTCGCCGCCCTCGACGAGCGCCGCGCCGCGCTGAGCAATCTGATCGCCGGTATTCAGGGTGTGGCCGAACAGATTTCGGGCTTCGTTGCTGACAACCGGCGCGAGTTCGGGCCTGCCCTGCAGAAGCTGAACCTGGTGCTGGACAACCTGCTGTCGCGCCGCGACCAGATCAGCTTGGCCCTCAAACGGCTGCCGCCGTATGCCACCGCCCTCGGTGAGGTCGTGGCGTCCGGCCCCGGCTTCCACATCAACCTCTACGGCCTGCCGCCGGCACCCATCGCTGAAGTGCTGTTCGACACCTACTTCCAGCCCGGCAAGCTGCCGGACAGCCTGTCCGATTATCTGCGCGGTCTGATCTCGGAGCGCCTCATCTTCAGGCCGAAGTCGCCATGA
- a CDS encoding MCE family protein — translation MADWSRTTYVRIAAAVLAVLLLVFVMFTYLAYTAAFTSTDKVTVTSPRAGLVMESDAKVKYRGIQIGKVKDIAYVGDQAKLTLAIDSNQLRYVPANAGVRIAGNTIFGSKSVEFITPAQPMGSSMRPGATVQASSVQLEVNTLFQTLTDVLHKIDPVDLNATLSALGEGLRGHGEDLGDLLTGTNQLAAQLNPKMPALQSRLRQTATLGDIYASAAPDLVTVFNNTPTISKTIVDEQDNLNATLLSTIGLANNGYDTFAPAQDDYIAAIQRLRAPLKVLGDYSPELGCLLQAVTKAIHDFAPVLGGTKPGLFTSSNFILGAPNYTYPESLPMVNATGGPNCRGLPHMPSKQLGGSWYHSPFLVTDNAYIPYEPFTELQVDAPSTLQFLFNGAFAERDDF, via the coding sequence ATGGCTGATTGGTCGAGAACCACCTACGTGCGCATCGCCGCCGCCGTGCTGGCGGTGCTGCTGCTGGTGTTCGTCATGTTCACCTACCTGGCCTACACCGCGGCGTTCACCTCCACCGACAAGGTGACCGTCACCTCGCCGCGAGCGGGCCTGGTGATGGAGTCCGACGCCAAGGTCAAGTACCGGGGAATCCAGATCGGCAAGGTCAAAGACATTGCCTACGTGGGCGATCAGGCGAAACTCACGCTAGCGATCGACAGCAACCAGTTGCGCTACGTCCCGGCCAACGCCGGTGTGCGCATCGCAGGCAACACGATCTTCGGCTCGAAGTCCGTCGAATTCATCACGCCGGCGCAGCCGATGGGTTCGTCGATGCGGCCGGGTGCCACCGTGCAAGCCTCGTCGGTGCAGCTCGAGGTGAACACGTTGTTCCAGACTCTTACCGACGTGCTGCACAAGATCGACCCGGTGGATCTCAACGCCACCTTGAGTGCTCTGGGGGAGGGCCTGCGCGGTCACGGTGAGGACCTGGGTGACCTGCTGACCGGTACCAATCAGCTTGCCGCCCAACTCAACCCGAAGATGCCGGCGCTGCAGTCGCGGCTGCGCCAGACCGCTACCCTGGGCGACATCTATGCCAGCGCAGCCCCGGATCTGGTGACCGTCTTCAACAACACCCCGACGATCAGCAAGACGATTGTCGACGAGCAGGACAACCTGAACGCCACACTCTTGTCGACGATCGGCTTGGCCAACAACGGATATGACACGTTCGCCCCGGCGCAGGACGACTACATCGCGGCGATTCAGCGGCTGCGGGCCCCGCTGAAGGTGCTCGGCGACTACTCGCCGGAGCTGGGCTGCTTGCTGCAGGCCGTCACCAAGGCAATCCACGACTTCGCCCCAGTCCTCGGTGGCACCAAACCCGGCCTGTTCACGTCGTCGAACTTCATTCTGGGCGCGCCGAATTACACGTATCCGGAGAGCCTGCCGATGGTGAATGCCACCGGCGGACCGAACTGCCGTGGCCTGCCGCACATGCCGAGCAAGCAGCTCGGCGGCTCCTGGTACCACTCACCGTTCCTGGTCACCGACAACGCCTACATCCCGTACGAGCCGTTCACCGAGTTGCAGGTCGACGCGCCGTCCACACTGCAGTTCCTGTTCAACGGGGCGTTCGCCGAACGGGATGACTTCTGA
- a CDS encoding virulence factor Mce family protein — translation MTGSRKVWRFGAVALLVAALIGGIYLVWPGAKSTTVVGYFSSAVGLYPGDDVRIVGVPVGTIAAIEPQPQAVKITMSLNNGIRVPADAHAIIVAPNLVSARFIQLTPAYTGGQAMTDGATIGPDRTGVPVEWDEVKEELTKLSRTLGPQTGTQGPLSEFVNQAADTFDGNGDSFRQAMRELSQTAGRLGDSRTDLFGTVRNLQVLVNALSNSNEQIVQFSGHLASVTQVLADSSNNLDGTLGTLNQALSDVRGFLHDNNDTVISQVNKLTDFTKILSDQHDDLEQLLHVTPNGLANFYNIYNPAQGTLAGLLSLPNFQNPVQFICGGSFDAGATVDNYKRAEICRERMAPVLRRLTMNFPPLLFHPINSITAYKGQIIYDTPQTQAKAQTPIPDLHWQPAPGVTPPQAPQSGDLSAFMVPPTPPAADPSAAAGQGVPAAPLPAEAPSSPPAGGGG, via the coding sequence ATGACCGGGTCGAGGAAGGTCTGGCGCTTCGGCGCGGTCGCGCTGCTGGTGGCCGCGCTGATCGGCGGCATCTACCTGGTATGGCCCGGCGCGAAGTCCACCACCGTCGTCGGCTACTTCAGCTCGGCCGTCGGCCTCTACCCGGGTGACGACGTCCGCATCGTCGGCGTCCCCGTCGGCACCATCGCCGCGATCGAGCCGCAGCCGCAAGCGGTGAAGATCACCATGTCGCTGAACAACGGGATCAGGGTGCCTGCCGACGCCCACGCCATCATCGTCGCACCGAACCTGGTGTCCGCCCGCTTCATTCAGCTCACCCCGGCCTACACCGGTGGGCAGGCGATGACCGACGGCGCGACCATCGGGCCCGACCGCACCGGCGTTCCGGTGGAGTGGGATGAGGTCAAAGAAGAGCTGACCAAACTGAGCCGCACGCTGGGCCCGCAAACCGGAACCCAGGGTCCGCTGTCGGAATTCGTCAATCAGGCCGCCGACACCTTCGACGGCAACGGCGACTCGTTCCGGCAGGCGATGCGCGAGCTGTCGCAAACCGCCGGCCGCCTTGGCGATTCGCGAACCGATCTGTTCGGAACCGTGCGCAATCTGCAGGTGCTCGTCAACGCCCTGTCCAACAGCAACGAGCAGATCGTCCAATTCTCCGGTCATCTGGCCTCGGTGACCCAGGTGCTGGCCGACAGCTCGAACAACCTCGATGGCACTCTCGGCACCCTGAACCAGGCGCTGTCGGATGTGCGGGGCTTCCTGCACGACAACAACGACACGGTGATCAGCCAGGTCAACAAGCTCACCGACTTCACGAAGATCCTGTCCGATCAGCACGACGACCTCGAGCAGCTACTGCACGTCACGCCCAACGGGCTGGCCAACTTCTACAACATCTACAACCCGGCCCAAGGCACCCTGGCCGGCTTGTTGTCACTGCCGAACTTCCAGAACCCGGTGCAATTCATCTGCGGTGGTTCTTTCGATGCCGGTGCGACGGTGGACAATTACAAGCGCGCCGAGATCTGCCGGGAGCGGATGGCGCCGGTGCTGCGCCGCCTGACGATGAACTTCCCGCCGCTGTTGTTCCACCCGATCAACAGCATCACGGCGTACAAGGGCCAGATCATCTACGACACACCGCAGACGCAGGCCAAGGCGCAGACGCCGATTCCGGATCTGCACTGGCAGCCCGCTCCCGGTGTGACGCCGCCGCAGGCGCCGCAGAGCGGTGACCTGAGCGCGTTCATGGTGCCGCCGACGCCGCCGGCCGCCGACCCGTCGGCCGCGGCGGGCCAGGGCGTACCCGCTGCTCCGCTGCCCGCCGAAGCACCGTCATCGCCGCCGGCTGGAGGTGGAGGATGA
- a CDS encoding MCE family protein gives MTAASWRRRVFRLTALSSGAVVLAGCQFGGLNSMDMPGTAGHGRGSYTVSVELPDVATLPQNSPVMVDDVTVGSVSGLQAVQRPDGSFYAAVKLSLDSSVNLPANSTAKVAQTSLLGSQHIELAAPADHPAQSRLAEGSVIRIAQTGRYPTTEEVLSSLGVVVNKGNLGAIQDITDAAYAAVAGRTDTFVDLIPRLAELTSALNAQTNDILAAADGLDRFASILAQNKDSLGRTLDSLPQALKVLNNNRANIVDAFTALQRFGTVAAKMLSETKQDFAADLKDLYPVIKALNDNRGDVVSSLDLLPTFPFTTKYLRRAVRGDYLNVFVTFDLTLRRLGESIFTTSLGLDPNMRHLDEVVNAPDWLLGETANLSGQAADPFKIPPGTASGQEAPK, from the coding sequence ATGACCGCGGCGAGTTGGCGGCGGCGCGTATTCCGGCTCACCGCACTGAGTTCCGGCGCGGTGGTGCTGGCCGGCTGTCAATTCGGCGGCCTGAACTCGATGGACATGCCCGGCACCGCGGGACACGGCCGCGGCTCCTACACGGTGTCAGTCGAACTGCCCGATGTCGCAACACTTCCGCAGAACTCGCCGGTGATGGTCGACGATGTGACGGTCGGCAGCGTCTCGGGTCTGCAAGCCGTGCAGCGTCCCGATGGCTCGTTCTACGCCGCGGTCAAACTGTCCCTGGACAGCTCGGTGAACCTGCCCGCGAACTCGACCGCCAAGGTCGCGCAGACCTCGTTGCTCGGCTCGCAGCACATCGAATTGGCGGCGCCCGCAGACCATCCTGCGCAGAGCCGACTCGCGGAGGGCTCAGTCATCCGGATCGCGCAGACCGGCCGTTACCCGACCACCGAGGAAGTGCTGTCCTCGCTCGGCGTGGTGGTGAACAAGGGCAACCTCGGCGCGATCCAGGACATCACCGACGCCGCGTACGCGGCGGTGGCCGGGCGCACGGACACGTTCGTCGACCTCATTCCGCGCCTGGCCGAGCTGACCTCGGCGCTCAACGCACAGACCAATGACATCCTCGCCGCCGCCGACGGCCTCGACCGGTTCGCCTCGATCCTGGCCCAGAACAAGGACAGCCTGGGCCGGACGCTGGACAGCCTGCCGCAGGCACTGAAGGTGCTCAACAACAACCGAGCCAATATCGTCGACGCCTTCACTGCCCTGCAGAGGTTCGGCACCGTTGCGGCCAAGATGTTGTCGGAGACTAAACAGGACTTCGCCGCAGACCTCAAGGACCTCTACCCGGTCATCAAGGCGCTCAACGACAATCGAGGCGATGTGGTCTCATCCCTGGACCTGTTGCCCACGTTCCCGTTCACCACGAAGTATCTGCGGCGCGCCGTCCGCGGTGACTATCTCAACGTGTTCGTCACCTTCGACCTGACGTTGCGCCGCCTCGGCGAGTCAATCTTCACCACGTCGCTGGGGCTCGACCCCAACATGCGACACCTGGACGAGGTGGTCAACGCCCCGGACTGGCTGCTGGGCGAGACCGCCAACCTTTCCGGGCAGGCAGCCGACCCGTTCAAGATCCCGCCCGGGACGGCGTCCGGACAGGAGGCGCCGAAGTAA
- a CDS encoding MCE family protein, producing MDTHRSNVVKVSIFAVVMILVAAGLVVVFGQFRFSSTRDYHATFANASRLKSGNDVRIAGVPVGSVTGVALNPDNTVDVSFNVDKRYQLYTSTRALIRYQNLVGDRFLEIASGPGDLRKIGPGATIPQANTQPALDLDALLGGLRPVLKGLDGNKINEISNAIIQLLQGQGGALSDLLANTAAFTQNLSARYQVVSDVINHLNTVLATVDSKSAQFNASVDELQKLITGLAQNKDPIAGAIPPLASAENDLTEMLQNSRRPLQGVIENVRPLATEIDNRKAEVNTVLDPLAENYLRLNALGAYGAFFNIFYCSVRIKINGPAGSDILIPFGGPPDPSKGRCSENG from the coding sequence ATGGACACGCATCGGTCGAACGTCGTCAAGGTCAGCATCTTCGCGGTGGTGATGATCCTCGTGGCCGCCGGACTGGTCGTGGTCTTCGGCCAGTTCCGGTTCAGCTCGACCCGGGACTACCACGCCACCTTCGCGAACGCGTCGCGATTGAAGTCGGGCAATGACGTACGCATTGCGGGCGTGCCGGTCGGTTCGGTCACCGGTGTCGCGCTGAACCCCGACAACACCGTCGACGTCTCGTTCAACGTCGACAAGCGCTACCAGCTGTACACCTCGACGCGGGCGCTGATCCGATACCAGAACCTCGTCGGTGACCGCTTCCTCGAAATCGCTTCGGGGCCCGGCGATCTGCGCAAGATTGGGCCGGGTGCGACGATTCCGCAGGCCAATACCCAGCCGGCGCTCGATCTCGACGCGCTGCTCGGTGGACTGCGGCCGGTCCTGAAGGGCTTGGATGGCAACAAGATCAACGAGATCAGCAACGCGATCATCCAACTGCTGCAGGGCCAGGGTGGGGCACTGTCTGACCTGCTGGCCAATACCGCCGCGTTCACCCAGAACCTGTCGGCCCGCTACCAGGTGGTCTCGGACGTAATCAACCACCTCAACACGGTGCTGGCCACCGTCGACTCCAAGAGCGCGCAGTTCAACGCCAGCGTCGACGAACTGCAGAAGCTGATCACCGGGCTGGCCCAGAACAAAGACCCGATCGCCGGCGCCATCCCGCCGCTGGCGTCGGCTGAGAACGATCTCACCGAGATGCTGCAAAACTCCCGACGACCGCTGCAGGGCGTCATCGAGAACGTTCGGCCGTTGGCCACCGAGATCGACAACCGCAAGGCCGAGGTCAACACGGTGCTCGATCCGCTGGCCGAAAACTACCTGCGGCTCAACGCACTTGGCGCCTACGGCGCATTCTTCAACATCTTCTACTGCTCGGTGCGCATCAAGATCAACGGCCCGGCCGGTAGCGACATCCTGATACCGTTCGGCGGTCCGCCCGACCCGTCGAAGGGCAGGTGCTCAGAAAATGGCTAG